DNA sequence from the Leopardus geoffroyi isolate Oge1 chromosome A3, O.geoffroyi_Oge1_pat1.0, whole genome shotgun sequence genome:
AATGAATCAAATGCTTGGAGTCACAAGGCTGGGCCTGGAGGCTATGCTTAGTTGCTGCTATCTCTGATCACCTCAGTGACAGTTCTggaccttggtttcctcatctgtaaattgggaacAGCTACTCCCTTCCAAACTAATAACTGAAGATCTGTACATTGAAATGAGATGGTGGGGGAAGTTGGCATTATAGCAGCTGGATCCCCATTTGTCTGGTCACCTCTCCAGAATGCTAGCCCAATATCAGTATTGGTTGAGCTGCCCCACTCACATTTACTTTGGGAGAATCTGGGAACCAAACTTTGGGAGCTTTAATACTCATCCAGATTAACTGCCTCAAACTTCCTACTTCATAAATAGTGAGCTCCCTGTCAATGGAGGTATGTGAGGAGAGGCCAGAAAACCGCTTGTCAGGAGAGACATTTAAAGGAACTTTAGAAACTCCAGCATCTAGCACTTGGTAAAGACTAGTGAATCTTCAGTGAATGAAGGGGGAGTCCTTTCAACCCAGAAATTCTGTTGGTTTTCAGATTCCTGCTGGGGGCTTCAGCTGTCTGTTTTAGCTTCTGGCAGACATGGAAACTTTGGGTGCCTGGAGATAGAGACTATTGGAAGGAAGCAGTCTTTGGGTTGAAACCAGGTCAGTTTTCTGCTCATAATGTAGCATCATCTAATCTAGGAGGAAAGTTAAGAGGAATCAGGCAGCTTTTCTCCCCCAGAGTAGCTTCCATTTATGTCTCATTTTCTCTAGGCTTTTGGGACCAGAATAGAATTGAAACCACCATGTTCTTGGCTAGTGGTGGAGTTTCAATGGCTAGTGAAGGCAAAGTGCTTAACCCTGGGAATAGCGCACAGGACTTCCTCAGTAAATGACAGCTGAGTTAATGAGGATTGTTATTAGTAGGGACCATTCTGCTTCATCAGGGATGGGATGTTTTGTCTGGGGGAAGGGTTAGGGGAGAGGAGATTAAAAGAGTGAAGGAGGGGTCTGAGCTTTCTCCTTGGGTGTTCCTATGTCTTCTCACCACCAGCACTTACTAATCAGTTGGTTAGTCACTTGCGGATTCAGGTTATAAAGCCATGAGTTAATGAAGGGACACAtctgaaagacaaggaaatatGCAAGAGTCAGAAGGAGGACTCTACCAATGGTGTCTGAATATTCAGGGGGCAATCAAGGCAAACTCTCCTTCTAAGCCAACCTAGTCTAGAGAACGACCAGGTAGGGGAGTTTGGGTGACAGACTGCCTTGGGGTCACATGTCAGCTGAGCTATTTGGCAGCTATGTGACTTAGATAAGTCATTGGCCATCTCTGGAACTTTTTCTTAAATCTGGCAAATGGAAAGAATATTGTTATTTAGAGTATGAGACTGTTTGTAGGGTAAGAAAATTCATGTAAGatccttagcacagtgcctgtgtGCTTCACGAATATTAGCTGTTAATTTTTATGATTACTTAtacttattttacagataaggaaactgagtcttgaaGAGGCTTATCAACTTATCTCCAGTCGCACAGATGCTGATTTTGACTTGAAGAATTAACTAATATCCGTAAAGCACTTCACCAGTGCTGGCTGCAGAATGGGAGCTTCATAAATGCCACTTCCTCTCTCCCTAACTCTCCTTcctggaagatttccttccagTTTATTAAGAAGACACAATCCGCCAAGCTCTGAGTCTCAGAGTTGAAAACTTAAGGAGTCTGGGTTTGTATACTTACTTTTGCTCCAAAATTATGGATTATCACGTTTCCCAAGGCTCTCTCTATGTTTTCCACAATAAAGTTTTTCATTGGGGTGATGctaaatgaagaatgaaagtagaacagattaaattctccaaaaccttcctttcttttttttagaaagtatttatttatttatttatttatttatttatttatttatttagagggagggagggagccagttggggagggacagagagagggagagagagaatcccaagcaggcttcgtgctgtcaggcAGAACCTGATGcgaggtttgaactcacgaaccatgagatcatgacctgagccaaagtcaagagtcagatacttaactgagccacctagacaccccacTAAACCCTCCTTTCTTTACATCACTTATGTATTTAGTTCACCCCACATTATTTAAACTCCTTGTTTCCATGGCGCTCCATACCTAGGCTTGCCCTTCTGCTCCAACCTACCTCTTAGGACTccttaaaattaatcttttaatttgtttattttctaatttatttattatttattttagagaaagagagagcacgaataggggagaggggcagagggagagtgagagagagcaagagagaatcttaagcaggctccatgctcagcatgaagcctgacatggggctcagtcccacgatcCTGGTATCAtgagagccgaaatcaagagttgggcactcaaccgactcagccacccaggtgtccctgaaattAATCTTTCAATTTAAATCACCTTGCCCTCATCATTGTTCCCCATCACCTCCCTCTCCTTGCctatttcattcttctcttctgGAATGCTTTCAGCTTCTACCACCCTTTTAGATCGTGATCACTCTCTTTCTGGCACGCTTTCCCATTCTTCTGATTATCTATGTTCCAATAGAACTTATCTCCTTAGCCTGATAGTTATGCTTTAATGGAAGGAATAGTGTAATATCATTCTTTAGTTGGGGGGATGagaaaaaatcaggaaacagCAGTGTAAATGTGTCTTCATGTTCCTGGCTCAGTTTGTAATCCTTACAAGTGAGGGTAAATCTCATTCTCAGGCAAAGTGTTTGTGTCTTTATTCTATAAAACGCTTACATAAAAATCAGCTGATCTATCACTTCCAGCCTGAAGACTCAGATTTCCCTCAAAGGAAAAACTGGTTTTCTTCAACATATCAAAAGATATGGAGCCACACTGACAGAGTTGGGCAGAATGGCTGTGAGTCAAGGACACTGTATCTGGAACAGAACAGGAGGACATTACCAGACTTGTAAGAGCTCAGAAAAGATTCCACACTCAGATCTTTCTTAAAACAGTGAGCAACTGtgaaatgaatcaaaataaaattcatgaatGAAAAAGACACAATAGGTGTACAATAGGTTGGTGATGACTATTGGATTCAGTTAATCATGGGGGGtatagctcagtggtagagcatttgactgcagtTAATCATAGATGTGagcctaaattttaaaaaatcttacaaagAATATTGTAAAAAAGAGATTACAAATGTAGAAGGTAACTTAGTAAAAGGCCAAACCTCTGAAAACAGTTACTCTGAAGAGGAGAGGTCACAGACTAATACACAAATGATGACATCCTTGCTCTACTGATAGTCAAGAGAATGGCACCCATGGGATTTTCTGCTGAAATTTCCTACTGAAGAGAAAAGTTGTAAACATGAGAGTAATTGGTCCAGATTGGCTATAGGGTGAAAGTGACCAATGCCAGCCAGAAACACCTCACTTCAGTTCTATTGGCGAGGTATTTGGTAAGTGATGTGGAATGCCTTAAAACTATTATATACCTTCAAATTTGAAAGTCATAAAACTGTTTATACTTTTTCAATCATTTCACGAATCTATAATTTCCTGCACTAAAAGGTTCCggattatttataatagcaaaaaattcagaaataacctaaatgtcaaCCAATAATCAAGTGAGCCTGCTTTGTTTGTCCTTGGTGCTATTATTCAGTGAACCTCTTTTCATGTcagtgaaaatattattttcataataaaaaaattttttaattctatgaagTTCTATTTGTAGGACATACATCCCCATATGCACAAAAGACTCATTCGGAAGGTATGCTTTGGTGTTGACGTGTTTCAGGTGAAGGCTCCTTGGGACTTCATCACAACCAGttggatgcagagagagaaaaatggagaactCACAAATTTCCGGATTGGATCCATACAGTCTCAGGAACAATCCTGCAATGCCCAAAGGTGAGTTGGTATCTGTTGTCTACATCCTTCTCCAAGTAAAGTTGGACTTTCATATCTGTCCGTACATGGAATATGTAGGGATTAAGAGCCGGAAACCTGTGGGAGGGAAGTATTAAGGCTGGTGGGAGAGAACCTCAGAGCTTATTTTACTCCCATTTGTTTCCAAAATGAAGGTTCCCCTGGTTTGCACAGGACTCTCAAAATCACCCTGTTGAGatcatttcctcatctttcaaaaGAGATAATTCAGGACTGGAGAATGGGAATGGCTTTCTCCAAGTCGGCCATCCAGCCAGTGGATAAGCCAGGTAGTTCTGCATTCGGGGTGTATACCTAATACCCACTATCTCTGGCTTGGGGGACAGTTAGAAAGGAAAAGGTTGATTGTAAGTATGGCATCTTATCAAAACTGAGAGACTGAATTTGGAAAGTACTCTTCTAGAGGTCACCAACTCCACTGCCTCCAGGACCAGGCTTGATATGGAAATGAATCAGATAGAGCAGGGGCTGGTTTCACAGGGAGAGGCGACAGCTGTGGTGACCTGAGGAATGTCCGGTCTCTCTGAAGACACCAGTGCagaccaaacaaaacacatctgtgGACAATCTCTAGGCAATGGTGCCAAGGGGCATTGCCATCTAGAGCACATTCTGTGTTCTTATCTTAAGTTGTATTCAGTCAGGGCTGAGTGGGCTCATGAAGTCCAAATAAATGAAGGTGGGGTTCTCTGGATAAAGCAGGGAAAGGAATCTGCTCAACCTTCCCTGCTTTCCCTAGAGGGACCCCAGCTTGGAAGCATTCAGTTATTCTGCAGCCTCCAAATTCTACCCATAGAGTGACCCAGGCCTGGAGAGGGAGGGTGTTTTACCCCAACCACACAATGAGCCTTGCTAAGGTTATACTGGACACCCTTTAGTTATGACTGCTTCCCAAACCCCCACACATCTGTGCAAAAGTACAGAATTGAACCAGTGACTTGCAGCTGTTACTTACTTTATTTGTATGGAAAACGCCAATGGCATCCGTAAATCAATCCCCTTGAAGTCAGGGGAGGTCTCAATGAAGACCTGAAAAAGTCGAAGGTCTTTCATCTGTACCCTGTGTGAGAAAAGCAGGGAAGGTTGTGGCTCTAGCCACTGGGGGCCCCACTTTGTGCAAAGGCAGGTCCCCTACAGAGCAGAGGCTGAATGTATGCAAAGATAGTTACTGACTCATTAATCATGTTATTTATTGTACAGCTGCCATGTGAGGTAAGCACTGAGAATATAGCCCTGAACAAAAAAACCTCTTGCCTTAATGCATCACAGAATGGTCATCATGTCTAGCCCTTTGGCCAGCACCAAGCAGACTGGAATATGAATAAAGTAGAAGACTGAAAGCTATAGACAGCTCATGCTTgggcagagtgtgtgtgtgtaaaacaatAAATCCAGTAAGTGAATGCATACAGAACGTGTCGGGTGATGGGTGCTGTGAAGAAAAAGCCTGGTGGGATCAGGTGAAGAGGGTAACACTGGGAATAGTGACATTTTAGACAGagtgtcagggaaggcttcttacAGGAAGTGACACTAGGGCAGAGTCATGAATGAGTGAGGGTACAGGTAGATCATAAAGATGGCCAGAGGAAGAAAGGACCAGGGAGAAGACAAAGTGCATAGGCCCTGAGGCTGGATCAGCAACAGGCTCAGcatggcaggtggcaggtgggcagggggaaagggagagggaagtcAAGACCAGGTCACAGGGGGCCTTGTGGGACAATGGTAAGACTTTTGGGTTTGGTTCTAAGAGTAACTAGAAGACATTGGAGGGTTTGAGCAAGGGAGTTACAGTGTCTGGCCTACTTCTCAGAAAGATGCTTCTGGATACTGGTGgaaggaatgggggagggtgCTTGAAGTGGAAACAGTGGAATCTGGGACCACAAGTCAGAGGAAGATGCTGGTGGTTCACACCAGATGAGGTGGAGAAAATGGTCAGACCCCTGGGTGtgttttgaaggtagagctgATGGAGTTTGCAGACAGGCTGCATGGGGGTGTGAGTGAAGAGAGGGGTGTTGGACGATGTCAGGAGTTTTGGCCAGAGCAGCAGGATGGATGGAGCTTCATTAGCTAAAATGGGCTGGGCTGGAGGAGAagcaggctgggaggctgggaatCATCAGTAGTTTTGAACGTGCTAAGACAAGGGACCTGCATCTTCTACACTCTGGTTGTCAGATAGCATTGATTACTATGATTACCACATCGTTATTTGTAGAGGTTGTTGTAATTGGTTCTGCTGACTGGGGGCTTGCTGAGGACAGGAAGCTGTGTAAGCATGGTTCATGTGttgtttcatttaatattcacaacagTCCTGTAGGGTTGGATGCTATAGTTCCCCATTTAATAGGGGCAGAAGTTGAGACTCAGATAGGGGAAGACACTGGTGGTGCtctcacagctggtgagcagCCATTCTCTTCCCAGACAAAGAGTTTGGACCCCTGTCTTTAGCACCTCCCTAGCTTCTGCCTCTGCTCCCAGTGGGAATTTCTCCCAACCAGGGGTTCTTAGTCCATTAGAGTTGGAAAGGCTGTTAGTTGATGGAAGGGGCTCTGTAGAGTCAAGAAAATGCCAGAAGGCTGCTAATAAACCAACAAATCAGGACAGTCTGATATGGGGGTTTGTGATCAAAGGCCACTCACATAAAATTGGCTTCCCCATTGGTGAGCTGGTGGCCCAGGACAAGGCTGAAGATATCCTTCAATGGCCCCTGGAAGTCAATTGTCTGCAGGGTGGGAAGAAAGTTCATACCAAGGAGTCCTTGTGTCAAAGCTGAAAAAcatatccccccccccactccccattaGACATTTAGATGCCAAAGATTCTCGGACACAACCTTGACCTCTGAGAAGGTCCCACATGTGGTGCTTATTCTTCATTCACCTAGTTTCCCTGGTCTGCTTGGTGCCGGGCCAAGTTCCCAACAcaatcattcagcaaatatttttagaggcctactatgtaccagggcCATTCCAGGCTGTACCAGTGAGAATAGGCAGCATTCTTTGCCCTTGTGGAGCCAGCATTCTGGTGGGGATGAGGGGAGAGAGATGATAAAGTAGTGAATAAAGGGACATGTGTGAGTCAAGTGCAGATAAGTGCCATGAGGGGGCTGGTTTCAAAATATTCAACAACCAGTTGGGCATAGGCACCAACCAACCAGAGAGGACGTCAACCATAGTTCTGTAGCCTGGTTCTGTGGCTCCCGGACTGTGCCAGGTCTTGACTCATTAGATTTTGGTTGGTGAGAAGCCTGGAGTCCTGGGATTAAGGTAGGATGGTTGGGGTGATGAGAGGGGGCCACCTAGGGAATCTCTGAGCAGGGGCTACTTTCCAAGGAGCTTAGaaaaaatttttcagtattttaaccACTGCAGCCATACTGTGCATTCTACTGAAGCTATTTCTGTCATGAGGGAAAGATAAAAGGCGGAGTGAGGAATTGAGAATATTGAGTGAGGGTGGTAATTCATGCAAGGAGGTCAAGAAATGTCTTCTGCAAATGCAACATTTTTAGCAGAGActtgaaagaagggaagggagacttGATACcagaagagtgttccaggcagagggaccagcaAGTGCTAAGGTCCTGGGATGTGCTTTATGTGTTGAGGAGGCTACTGTGGCAGAAGGGGAGCCAGTGATTGGTGGCGGGGAGGGTGGTAGGAGAAGTGAACAGGAGCCAGTCCAGGTAGGGCTGGGTCTTTTGATGGTGGGTTTTAATAGATAAATCAGGGCAAGGAGACAGGAAAGAGGGAATCTTGGGAACACAGGATTAAATATAGTAATGTGATGATCAGAGCAGCTAATGATTCATTATGTTAACTGTGTCCCAGACACTATGCTAATTAGAACTTAACCCACATTGGCTGACGGTCTAGAATTTTAGGAGAGGCCTATGGGTTTGATCAGTCCAGGTATGACCCAAGGCAAGACAATCTCACCATCAGTGATGTGGGAAGAAACTCTGGAGAGGACCTCTTGAGCAGAGGATGAAGCAAGCAGCCCACAGAGGAGAATGAAGAGGCTGGAGACCTTTAGCATCTTGGGTCAGGTACCTGTAGGGAAGCAGGCAGAGAGGGTCAGCTATGGGGTCATTCTCTGAGGGGGTCTCCCCAGAGTTTGGGTCTATGGTGGCTACAGAACTCATGTGGACCTACTTTACAGATGGGGCCAGTGAATTTCAGAGAGGAGACATGCTTTTCCACATAGTATAGAGCAAGAAATGAAAGGTACAAGAGATGAAGTCAGCTCCCCAAGGCCAATGGAGCTGGATATGCAGCTTTTCCTGCAGGGATACAGTCTTCCCCAGTAGAGCTGCCCTCTGCCGCTGTGAGAGACTGCACAATGTTATAGTTGCAAGAACAGTCTCTGAAGCCCTCCACTCCTTACCAGATGTGGGACTGTGGGATTTAGGGCAAGTTGCTTCACCACATGACATTGTATGGAGGacatattatcctcattttacaggaggCATTGGTGGTGATGTGCACTGGCTTCAGAGACAGACAGGCCTGGgatggaatcccagctctgccacctactaCTTGCTGGACAATCTGGGCAATGCAGAGTTTTGGaggctcaatttcctcatctggaaaatgtggATGATACACACCCATACCTTCCTCTCAGCCTTGTCGTAAGTACTGAGCACAGCACTCTGCATATTGGAAGTGCTCCATAAATGGTCACCATTATGCTGATGAGTTTTATGATTATAATGATTCTCATTTGGGATTCAACTCTTCCTGAGTTGGCAGGAAACAATACGTTCGATGGCATGGACATGGTCTAGAGTATGTGGAGGGCGTGCTTCTGGGTTGGAACTTTCTGCTTATATGGCATGGGCTGGGATAGGTCTTCAGGACGTTGACACTTACCTCACACCCCCTTATGGGTCAAAAACATTCATGCAAATGTTGATGGGACTTTTTGGGGCTTCAACCAAATGACAGTGCAAATGGCCCCTTTTGGGACCTGAGACTAACAGGCAGATGCTGGTAGGGCCCAATCCTCCCTTTAGACACCTGACAGATTCAGGAAAGAGTCTGAGGCCAGTTCTGGTTACCAATCCCATGTAAAGTAGCCCAtttggtttaattttaattttgatgatctGTTTTCAGACcagtagaaaaattagaaaaagatatatacaaagaaagaaaaaagtaaataaaaataaattctcagagattaaattctgtttctactttcaaaactttttctttaCACACTTGCATGtacatacacgcacatacatTCAtgtaatattatgaaaaaccaaGATTGTCCTGCCATGCTTCTATAGAATCACTTGATCAAATAATGTCACATCATGACTGTCTTTCTACCTCCTTATCTGCAGAATATTCTAATGTATGGGTTGACCAATGTTTATTTAATCAGTCTCCTCCTTTTGGCCATTTTTGTATTCAAATCCCAACAGCCCTGGGATGAacatacttggattttttttttttttttttttttttggctcactTGCCATATTATATCccataaaacattttcttgaaataaCCAATCTTGAAGTTGTTTTTGGAAGGTTGCAGCATTTCCTGTGTTGAACCTTCTCCCCCTGAGCCCTAAATGGGTGGTTACAATGTTCCAGTGAGATATAAGGTCAAATTCTAGCTGCAGAGTTCTGGTTTTGGTCATGACAGAGTTACTAGACTAAACTTCCCAGTAAATTGAAACTATATaagatagaaatatataaaacagtgcTTCGAGGGTATCGATGAAAAATTACGCAGGTATAATATGAGAGCCTGTGATTCTTTAGAAAAGGGTGTCATTCAAGGTGAGCTCCACATTTACCCCAAATTCTGCCTAAGGTCATTTCCCAATTTGCCATATGGGGGAGTAGAGTCCAAACAAAAGGACCAGTCTTACTGGGCTGAGGAGGCAGAAGTTGGACTAGGAGCTTTCAGAGTAGATGGTACTTGAGGAACAAAATCCCACAGAGGGAGGTACTACAGGGAAAGAAACCTGAAATTGGTGCACACATTTCCCTCAACTCACTGGACTTAAGCTCACCTGTGCAGTGTGACACTTgtgatattatgatttataataagaaacaaatatttggtttttgtccagtttctggcacagagctcctaaaacctttggaatttcctaagtaatGAGAgcaataaaggtgtcttttgttatgttaatgaggtgacttttggaaagcacctaaggatgtgggctggttgccagaggaaccaGCCaggtgattagagggttggaccTTTCAGTCttctggggagaggaaaggggctgAAGATTGAGTTGAGTCATTAGTGACCAGTGATTTAATCAGTCATGCTTGtgtaatgaaacctccataaaaacccaaaaggatggggtccagagagcttccaggttggtgggCATGTGGGGATTCAAGGAGAGTGATGCAGccagagagagcatggaagctcCATGATTCTTTCCTCACACCTTGCCCTACGAATCTCTTTTACCTAGCTATTCCTATTACTAGGTTTTATAGTAAACCAGTAATCTAGGAGGTAAAATGTTCCTCTGAGTtttgtgagccactctagcaaagtaatcaaacccaaggaaggGGTTAGGCAAACCTTTGACTTATAGCCAGTTAATCAGAAACACAGGTAACCAACATGGACTTGCACGTGGCATATGAAGTGAGGGCAGTCTCATGGGACTGAGCTCTTAAGCTGCGGACTCTAATGCCATCTCTGGGTAGAGTGTGTCAGAATTGAGGTGAACTGTAGGACACTCAGCTAGTGTCAGAGAAATTTCTTGGTGGTGTGGGAGGAAagggaacatttttaaatatagaaatgcaTAAATGTGTATAAATGCACATTATATTTGGTGTGAAAATCATTAGACTTTGAGACATCAGCAGAAAATAGCAGCTGAAAGTTAAGAAGCTGAGCAGATTTCAGCACCTCCCCATGTGGTGCTGGGGAGACACTGGTTTGAATTCAAGCCTTATTAAGATGGAGTGCCCTTAATGGACACCTTGGTCTTTTAGTTAAGACTCAGAAGACAATTCTGTAGGAGAAAGAGACATGCCCTAGAAATAAAGGCTCCCCTGAAGAGTAAGAGCAAAATCAAAACATTTCCACCCTCATAAAACATAAATCTGAGCTTCAGCAGAATCAAAGCAATCCACTTATATTCTATCTCTATAGACTATCTTCTTTCAGTTGGCTTTGGAAAAAGATGACATCGTTTAGAACCTCTATAATTTGTATCATGATGTCCAGCATCTAAtgaaaaattacaaggcatacacacatgcacaaaaggacaaatggacTGAAatccaagaaattaaaatatacaatataacaGACTCACACATCATTCAAGTATTCAAATATTGAGCAGACAACAGGGCAAGCAGCCTATAGAGGATGAGAAGGAGATCTGAGACTTTCAGCATCTTGGGGCAGTACCTGTGGGGATCCCAGGTAAGTAGAGTCAGTTTCAGGACCACTCTGATGCCCTGGGTCTCCGTCAGTTGAATCCTGATGGCTCTGCGGTAGGGCAGACTTTATAAATGGCGAATGGCCCCATTGCTGGGAAGACGTGGCACTAGGAAACTGATGAGAAGTCCTCAATCTCACCACGTCCATCCAATACCTCCAAAGCAAACATTCCTGCATAGAAGTCCTAGAAGATTAAGGAGATAGAGACTCACTTAAGACATTTGATGGAAGTgtcaaaaacatatttcaaactGCACATCACGAATGTCAGCAAATGCAGAGGTGTAGAGAATGTTGGGAGCCCTGAGAGAGTCTGGAGGCTGCGTTCATGACTCTCACTCATGGCCCTATCctctggtttcctcatttgtgccATGAGTGCGGTGGACCTAAAGGACTGTGAAGGAGGAAGCCACTCAGTCTACTCTGAGTGGAGTCAAGGGGGGATGTATCCTGGCTTCAGTTCAGGGAGGCTTGAGTTTTAGCCTGGCTCTACCTATGCCTTGCTCTTTGATACTGGTCAGGCCTCATGCCCTTTCTTggcctcagttcccccatctATTATAATTCCAGCACTGATAGGCAATTTTCACAAATGCTTGTGGAATCCTCATAGCAACCTTACCATGTAAAAACTATTATTAGCCCcagtttacagaaaaggaaaccaagactcGAGAGGAAaattttgcccaaggtcatagagctagTCTATAGTAGAATCAGGTTGTGAATCTAGTTCTGCCTTATGCCCAAGCTTGTAACTTTGACACCACATCTCAAATTCCTCCTTTTAGAGCAGAGCTGAGGCCTTCTTATTGGGTAGGAGGAACAGTTCTCTGTTACACTGAGAAGGCTTGTTCCTCCAGGCCTGAAGGACAGATATGCTTCATCATTTGCTCCAAAAACTGGGACCCCACTCAagctttaatttcaaaaatatattaaaacatatatttcagATTATTTACATGATCCCTGTTTACAaggaaatgtttgtttgtttgtttattattttttaatgtttgtgtgtgtgtgtgtgggggggtagggacagaaagagagggagccacagaatctgaagcaggctccaggctctgaactgtcagtcagcacagagcccaatatggggcttgaactcacgaactgcgagatcatgacctgagtcgaagtcagatgcttaactgactgagccacccaggtgccccacaagggaacatttttaaatatagaaatgcataaagaaaacaatatctCTATTTAGAGATAACCTCTACTAGCACTTTGGCTCATTGCTCTCTAGTCTTCGTTCTGTGCAACTGGA
Encoded proteins:
- the LOC123580307 gene encoding latherin-like, yielding MLKVSSLFILLCGLLASSSAQEVLSRVSSHITDALTQGLLGMNFLPTLQTIDFQGPLKDIFSLVLGHQLTNGEANFMVQMKDLRLFQVFIETSPDFKGIDLRMPLAFSIQIKFPALNPYIFHVRTDMKVQLYLEKDVDNRYQLTFGHCRIVPETVWIQSGNFITPMKNFIVENIERALGNVIIHNFGAKMCPFINSWLYNLNPQVTNQLISLLLQHGTYQATVEISAK